The following are encoded together in the Brassica napus cultivar Da-Ae chromosome A9, Da-Ae, whole genome shotgun sequence genome:
- the LOC106441664 gene encoding ATPase 1, plasma membrane-type, with translation MSGLEDIKNETVDLEKIPIEEVFQQLKCTREGLTTQEGEDRIQIFGPNKLEEKKESKILKFLGFMWNPLSWVMEAAAIMAIALANGDGRPPDWQDFVGIICLLVINSTISFIEENNAGNAAAALMAGLAPKTKVLRDGKWSEQEAAILVPGDIVSIKLGDIIPADARLLEGDPLKVDQSALTGESLPVTKHPGQEVFSGSTCKQGEIEAVVIATGVHTFFGKAAHLVDSTNQVGHFQKVLTSIGNFCICSIAIGIVIEIIVMYPIQRRKYRDGIDNLLVLLIGGIPIAMPTVLSVTMAIGSHRLSQQGAITKRMTAIEEMAGMDVLCSDKTGTLTLNKLSVDKNLVEVFCKGVEKDQVLLFAAMASRIENQDAIDAAMVGMLADPKEARAGIREVHFLPFNPVDKRTALTYIDSDGNWHRVSKGAPEQILDLANARPDLRKKVFGCMDKYAERGLRSLAVARQVVPEKTKESPGAPWEFVGLLPLFDPPRHDSAETIRRALNLGVNVKMITGDQLAIGKETGRRLGMGTNMYPSAALLGTDKDSNIASIPVEELIEKADGFAGVFPEHKYEIVKKLQERKHIVGMTGDGVNDAPALKKADIGIAVADATDAARGASDIVLTEPGLSVIISAVLTSRAIFQRMKNYTIYAVSITIRIVFGFMLIALIWEFDFSAFMVLIIAILNDGTIMTISKDRVKPSPTPDSWKLREIFATGIVLGGYQAVMSVIFFWAIHKTDFFSDKFGVRSIRDNNDELMGAVYLQVSIISQALIFVTRSRSWSFVERPGALLMIAFVIAQLVATLIAVYADWTFAKVKGIGWGWAGVIWIYSIVTYFPQDLLKFAIRYILSGKAWTSMFDNRTAFTTKKDYGIGEREAQWAQAQRTLHGLQPKEEVNIFPEKGGYRELSEIAEQAKRRAEIARLRELHTLKGHVESVAKLKGLDIDTAGHHYTV, from the exons ATGTCAGGTCTCGAGGATATCAAGAACGAAACTGTTGATCTG GAGAAAATTCCGATCGAGGAAGTTTTCCAGCAGCTAAAATGTACAAGGGAAGGGTTGACGACGCAGGAAGGGGAGGACAGGATTCAGATTTTTGGCCCCAACAAGCTCGAAGAGAAGAAG GAAAGCAAAATTCTCAAGTTTCTGGGGTTCATGTGGAATCCGCTTTCATGGGTTATGGAAGCTGCGGCCATCATGGCCATTGCTTTGGCCAATGGTGATGGCAGACCTCCGGATTGGCAAGATTTTGTTGGTATCATCTGTCTGCTTGTTATCAACTCCACAATCAGTTTCATTGAAGAAAACAATGCCGGAAATGCTGCAGCTGCTCTCATGGCTGGTCTTGCTCCTAAAACCAAG GTGCTTAGGGATGGAAAATGGAGTGAACAAGAGGCTGCTATTCTTGTCCCAGGTGATATTGTTAGCATTAAACTTGGAGACATTATCCCAGCCGATGCCCGTCTTCTCGAAGGTGATCCTTTAAAGGTTGATCAGTCTGCTCTAACTGGAGAGTCCCTTCCTGTGACAAAGCACCCGGGTCAAGAAGTTTTCTCTGGTTCAACTTGTAAACAAGGAGAAATCGAAGCTGTTGTTATAGCTACAGGAGTTCACACCTTCTTTGGTAAAGCTGCTCACCTTGTAGACAGCACTAACCAAGTTGGGCACTTCCAGAAAGTTCTTACATCCATTGGAAACTTCTGCATCTGTTCAATTGCTATTGGTATCGTGATTGAAATAATCGTCATGTACCCTATTCAGAGGAGGAAGTACAGAGATGGTATTGACAACCTGTTGGTCCTCTTGATCGGTGGTATCCCCATTGCTATGCCAACGGTCTTGTCCGTGACTATGGCTATCGGGTCTCACAGGTTGTCTCAGCAGGGTGCCATCACCAAACGTATGACTGCCATAGAAGAAATGGCAGGAATGGATGTCCTGTGCAGTGACAAAACAGGGACACTAACCCTCAATAAATTGAGTGTGGATAAGAACTTGGTTGAAGTTTTCTGCAAGGGCGTAGAGAAAGACCAAGTCCTATTATTTGCGGCCATGGCTTCTAGGATTGAGAACCAGGATGCTATTGATGCAGCCATGGTTGGAATGCTTGCGGATCCAAAAGAG GCACGAGCTGGAATCAGGGAGGTTCACTTCCTTCCATTCAACCCTGTGGACAAGAGAACGGCTTTGACTTACATCGATTCGGATGGTAACTGGCACAGAGTCAGCAAAGGTGCTCCTGAGCAG ATCCTCGACCTAGCCAATGCCAGGCCTGACCTTAGGAAGAAGGTTTTCGGTTGTATGGACAAGTACGCGGAGCGCGGTCTTAGGTCACTGGCAGTTGCTCGTCAG GTGGTCCccgagaaaacaaaagaaagtccAGGTGCACCATGGGAATTTGTTGGCTTGTTGCCTCTCTTTGACCCTCCAAGACACGACAGTGCTGAAACCATTCGTAGGGCTCTGAATCTTGGTGTTAACGTTAAGATGATCACCG GTGATCAACTTGCTATTGGTAAGGAAACCGGTCGCAGGCTTGGAATGGGAACCAACATGTATCCGTCTGCCGCTCTTCTCGGTACTGACAAGGACTCGAACATTGCGTCCATTCCTGTTGAGGAGTTGATCGAGAAGGCTGATGGGTTTGCTGGCGTCTTTCCAG AACACAAATATGAGATTGTGAAAAAGCTGCAAGAGAGGAAACACATTGTTGGAATGACTGGTGATGGTGTCAACGATGCTCCTGCTTTGAAGAAAGCTGACATTGGTATTGCTGTGGCCGATGCAACAGATGCTGCTCGAGGTGCTTCAGATATTGTTCTTACCGAACCTGGATTGAGTGTTATCATCAGTGCAGTGCTCACTAGTAGAGCTATCTTCCAGAGAATGAAGAACTATACC ATTTATGCAGTCTCAATCACAATCCGTATTGTG TTTGGTTTCATGCTTATTGCTCTGATATGGGAATTTGACTTCTCAGCTTTCATGGTTCTGATTATTGCCATCCTTAATGACG GTACTATCATGACAATTTCAAAGGACAGAGTTAAGCCATCTCCTACGCCTGATAGCTGGAAGCTCAGAGAAATTTTCGCCACTGGAATTGTGTTGGGAGGTTACCAAGCTGTTATGAGTGTGATTTTCTTCTGGGCCATTCACAAGACTGACTTTTTCTCG GACAAATTTggtgtgaggtcaatcagggaCAACAACGATGAGCTAATGGGTGCTGTATACCTACAAGTTAGTATCATCAGTCAAGCGCTTATCTTCGTCACGAGGTCAAGGAGCTGGTCGTTCGTTGAACGTCCTGGGGCGCTTCTGATGATTGCCTTCGTCATTGCACAGCTT GTTGCGACTTTGATTGCAGTGTATGCGGACTGGACATTTGCAAAGGTGAAGGGTATCGGTTGGGGATGGGCTGGTGTGATTTGGATTTACAGTATTGTAACATACTTCCCGCAAGACCTTTTGAAGTTTGCCATTCGATACATTTTGAGTGGAAAGGCTTGGACCAGCATGTTTGACAACAGG ACTGCTTTCACGACCAAGAAAGATTACGGTATTGGAGAAAGAGAAGCTCAATGGGCACAAGCTCAGAGGACACTGCACGGTCTGCagccaaaagaagaagttaACATCTTCCCAGAGAAAGGAGGCTACAGAGAGCTGTCTGAGATTGCTGAGCAAGCCAAGAGAAGAGCCGAAATAGCCAG GCTTAGGGAGCTTCACACACTGAAGGGACATGTGGAATCAGTCGCAAAGCTAAAGGGCTTGGACATTGATACAGCAGGACATCACTACACCGTGTAG